Within Coregonus clupeaformis isolate EN_2021a unplaced genomic scaffold, ASM2061545v1 scaf4922, whole genome shotgun sequence, the genomic segment attttgaccccacggggtgagatcttgcgtggagccccagatcgagggagattatcagtggtcttgtatgtcttccatttcctaataattgctcccacagttgatttcttcaaaccaagctgcttacctattgcagattcagtcttcccagcctggtgcaggtctacaattttgtatctggtgtcctttgacagctctttggtcttgaccatagtggagtttggagtgtgactgtttgaggttgtggacaggtgtcttttatactgataacaagttcaaacaggtgccattaatacaggtaacgagtggaggacagaggagcctcttaaagaagaagttacaggtctgtgagagccagaaatcttgcttgtttgtaggtgaccaaatacttattttccaccataatttgcaaataaattcataaaaaatcctacaatgtgattttctggatttttttttctcaatttggctgtcatagttgacgtgtacctatgatgaaaatgacaggcctctctcatctttttaagtgggagaacttgcacaactggtggctgactaaatacttttttcccccactgtatatatatatatatatatacacatacatacacacacacacacacacacagtgaggggaaaaaagtatttgatcccctgctgattttgtacgtttgcccactgaaaaagaaatgatcagtctataattttaaatggtatgtttatttggacagtgagagacagaataacaacaaaaaaatccagaaaaatgcatgtcaaaaatgttataaattgatttgcattttaatgtgggaaataagtatttgaccccctctcaatcagaaagatttctggctcccaggtgtcttttatacaggtaacgagctgagattaggagcacacacttaaagggagtgctcctaatctcagtttgttacctgtctaaaagacacctgtccacagaagcaatcaatcaatcagattccaaactctccaccatggccaagaccaaagagctctctaaggatgtcagggacaagattgtagacctacacaaggctggaatgggctataagaccattgccaagcagcttggtgagaaggtgacaacagttggtgcgattattcgcaaatggaacaaacacaaaagaactgtcaatctccctcggcctggggctccatgcaagatctcacctcgtggagttgcaatgatcatgagaatggtgaggaatcagcccagaacgaacatgggaggatcttgtcaatgatctcaaggcagctgggaccatagtcaccaagaaaacaattggtaacacactacgccatgaaggactgaaatcctgcagcgcccgcaaggtccccctgctcaagaaagcacatatactgtacatgcccgtctgaagtttgccaatgaacatctgaatgattcagaggagaactgggtgaaagtgttgtggtcagatgagaccaaaatggagctctttggcatcaactcaactcgccgtgtttggaggaggaggaatgctgcctatgaccccaagaacaccatccccaacgtcaaacatggaggtggaaacattatgctttgggggtgtttttctgctaaggggacaggacaacttcaccgcatcaaagggatgatggacggggccatgtaccgtcaaatcttgggtgagaacctccttccctcagccagggcattgaaaatgggtcgtggatgggcatgacaatgacccaaaacacacggccaaggcaacaaaggagtggctcaagaagaagcacattaaggtcctggagtggcctagccagtctccagaccttattccatagaaaatctgtggagggagctgaaggttcgagttgccaaacgtcagcctcgaaaccttaatgacttggagaagatctgcaaagaggagtgggacaaaatccctcctaagatgtgtgcaaacctggtggccaacaacaataaacgtctgacctctgtgattgccaacaagggttttaccaccaattactaagtcatgttttgcagaggggtcaaatacttatttccctcattaaaatgcaaatcaatgtataacatttttgacatgcgtttttctgtatttttttgttgttattctgtctctcactgttcaaataaacctaccattaaaattatagactgatcatttctttgtcagtgggcaaacgtacaaaatcagcaggggatcaaatacttttttccctcactaatatatatatatatatatatatatatatatatatatatagaatgtCCCCTGGTGAGGTATAAAACAGATCATTGGCGCCTATTTGCTTTCGCGCTCTTTTAGAGCCTATTCTCCTCATTGCTTGAGCACAAAATGACTAATGAAAAAGAGAGAATCATTTGCCAACGGCTGGACTTTTTCTGCCCTTTGGTGGGAATGGGGGAGGGGCTAGAGGAAGCCAAATGATttgcgagagagggagagcgggaaaactgcctgagagagaggggagggagtgagagagagagaggcattaaGACAGAGAGAGCGGTCAAGAACTCCCCAAAACAAAAGCAGCCCACCAAAATCGCTCCCAAACACACAGCGCCCCTCAGATCCTTGCACCTCCGTCTCCACAGCAACCGCTTAGGCAGTTCCCACAAAGCAAgagacccccccaccccccccaatcCACCTTCTACAAAGCCTGTGGCCAGCCCACCCACCTATAACCAGAACCCTCCTTGCCAGCATGCGGCACAGCACCCACTATGGAGTCCTCCCATATTAGGTAGAAGTTGCCCCAAACATGAATACAggttcagggcctgtattcataaagcgtctcagagtaggagtgctgatctaggatcagtttagccctTTAGACCAcattgaataagattacatggacagggggaccagatcctagatcagaacgCCTACTCTGATACATATGGCCCCAGATTGTTTCTTCCCCCTAATGGTTAAAGTTAGGATTGGGGGTAAGGTGATGTGCGCTGTCCTCACCGTCAATATTGAGCATCATCTTCCACATGGCGGGGCGTACAGACTGGTGGAAACCAAACCACACTTCCCTCCCCCCACCCAGGGGATGGTCATAGCCCTCTGGGGCTGAGAAGAAAGAGCGACCCACCGGAGTGTAcctggagaggggagggagagggggaggagaaagagagagataggatagggaaggagggggaagagaaagagaagagcaAAAAATAcggaaagagagaagggggacaGACAGATAGGAGAATGGGAAAGTTAGTTTCCACAACCTGGACTAGAATCTTGGTCAATAGCTCTTTTCACAGTGACACAGTCTGACAACAACCTTATTTTTCAATTGACACTGAACATCAATAAAACGAGAGGGTGGCAACTCCACACGGCCTTAGACATCTTATCACTGAGCGGCAAAGACACATTAATAACAGTGTATGCGTTTCCTAGAAAGTCCTGGACACATTCTGTCAATGTCAATGCAATAGCCTGAAGCTATAGCAAACACAGCCTTATGGCAGGTGTCGATACACAAAAGCCCGTTTTTATTTAAGACGGGAAAATACTTTCATTAAGGTTTTCATTCAGTATTGGTAGGCACACTGACAACACATTGTTTTTGAGTGGAGGAGGCTATGACTGAGgtcagctacagtggcttgcgaaagtattcttcaccccccttggcattttttgtattttgttgccttacaacctggaattaaaattgatttttggggggtttgtatcatttgatttacacaacatgcctaccactttgaagatgcaaaatatgtttgtgtgaaacaaacaagaaataagacaaaaaaacagaaaacttgagcgtgcataactattcatcccccaaagtcaatactttgtagagccaccttttgcagcaattacagctgcaagtctcttggggtatgtctctataagcttggcacatctagccactgggatttttgcccattcttcaaggcaaaactgctccagctccttcaagttggatgtgtacagcaatctttaagtcataccacagattctcaattggattgaggtctgggctttgactaggccattccaagacatttaaatgtttccccttaaaccactcgagtgttgctttagcagtattcttagggtcattgtcctgctggaaggtgaacttccgtcccagtctcaaatctctggaagactgaaacaggattccctcaagaatttccctgtatttagcgccgtcCATCCTTCCTTCAATTCTAACCagcttcccagtccctgccgatgaaaaacatccccacagcatgatgctgccaccaccatgcttcactgtggggatggtgttctcggggtgatgagaggtgttgggtttgcgccagacatagggttttccttgatggccgaaaagctctattttagtctcatctgaccagagtaccttcttccatatgtttggggagtctcccacatgctttttggcgaacaccaaacgtgtttgcttatttctttctttaagcaattgcttttttctggccactcttccgtaaagcccagctctgtggagtgtacggcttaaagtggtcctatggatagatactccaatctccgctgtggagctttgcagctccttcagggttatctttggtctctttgttgcctctctgattaatgcctccttgcctggtccgtgagttttggtgggcggccctctcttggcaggtttgttgtggtgccatattctttccattttttaagtaatggatttaatggtggtccgtgggatgttcaaagttttggatattttttttataacccaaccctgatctgtacttctccacaactttgtccctgacctgtttggagagctccttggtcttcatggtgtcgcttgcttggtggtgccccttgcttagtggtgttgcagactctggggcctttcagaacaggtgtatatatacactgagatcatgcgACACAGATTgctcacaggtggactttatttaactaattacgtgacttctggaggtaattggttgcaccagatcttatttaggggcttcatagcaaagggggtgaatacatatgcacgcaccaatttttagttatttattttgtagaattcttttgaaacaagttatttttttcatttcacttcaccaatttggactattttgtgtatgtccattacatgaaatccaaataaaaatccatttaaattacaggttgtaatgcaacaaaataggaaaaacgccaagggggatgaatacttttgcaaggcactgtatgaccGCATAGGAATGACTACACATTTGATTTCCTGCCGGATTACCTTCATGATACTGCCATGAAAACAAGAGCATACATTCACATCTTTCATTACCAATGTGGCACTCAGTGGAAGTGAGTCTTCACTTAAATTCAATACTTGATTTGTCATTTTAGGAAATTATCTTGGACTAAATCAGTATCTTGGCCAGCAAATGAAATACCATATGGGTTTATTAGGCCTACATCTCCAGTAAATAAATCTGCTTCAAACGTAAAGTGAACATGTAGCAGAGTTGTGTCGTTCGCTTTTAATCAGTTTACTGAGGTTTCCAAGGATAAATGCTAAACTATTCAGAAAGACATGCATCCTGTTTATCAAATAATGAACCCAATCACATAGTTATAACAACATTCCCTATTATGACCACCAGGGCGGCGACTGTCTAACTCACTTCATGGAGGGCAGGTGTCGCAGCACCACATCCACAGCGTGGACTGGGTTGGTGCTGATGGGCTTGTCCAGCTCCAGGGGCTCAGGCATGCTGCGGCCGGTTAGCACCTCGTGCAGCATGTGCCAGCTCACCAGGGACACAAACTTGATTGAGACCTTAAAGGGCCGGTCCTTGCCCCCCTCGCCCGGTAGAGTGACGTCCAGATCCACCTgtgggaggggggtggagaggggttAGAGGTGCGTGTGAATGCATGCGTTAACAGatcaagaagtgtgtgtgtgtgtgtgcgagcgagaGTATATGTTTTCGGTCTTTCCCTTGTAGGAGCGCCAGGTAGTaggtttgactgtgtgtgtgtgtgtgtgtggctgggcgTCAGTCTGCATCCATCTTACCCCTGCGGTTGCCACAGGCAGCGGGTTGGCTGTGTACAAGCTCCTCTTCCCATCGTAGACTGGCCGGCGATCCCCAAAGATGGTAACCTTGAAGTGCTGCACCATGGAGTCCACCACCTCCCTACAGAACACCAAAACAAGTTTACCTCATTTTAGACTTGTCCAAGGGTCTGCAACTTGTGGCTCTGGAGCCACATGCGGATCTTTAACTGCCCATATGCGGCGCCATAATTAGTATTCAAAGCAATAATAATAATCCATAAAATATAATAGAAGTAGAATAAACATCAAATTAGCTCTAGTCACACTTAAACAACCACATGAACAACCCGCTACCATGTGAAACATGTTGAGAAAGGCACAAACTCAGTTATTCTAGGCATACCTGTTGACACGGCGCGGGCACTTCTCGGGCTTGATGTCCACCTCATAGAGGTAGACGTCTATCTTGGGGATGTCCACCTGGAAGCAGTTGGCCAGCAGCTTGATGGGCTTCCCCATGGTGCCATAGCCAGGCCGCTGCGGTACGGTGAACAGGGGCTGGGCTCCAACGGCTCCTAGAGATGgaatgaggagagaaagagaatgggAAAAGGGAACAATCATTCAACTTCAATTACAACGGACCAGTTCTTTGAGGACTAGGCTTAGATTAGTAAATTGCTAAAAATCGGCTTTGATGTGGCCACTTTTTTTGATGGAAAAGTTAGGTCTAAATCACCTGTTGCCTGTGTGTCAAGAAAATATAGATGTTGGCTGAAATAATCTACTGGAAGGAACCACTTTAGAAAGTGCAGAGACAGCGAGGAAATATATGGGGGGAATACAAAGGTTTGGTTTCACtatgaaactgtgtgtgtgtgtgtgtgtgtgtgtgtgtgtgtatatatatgcatATGCAGCGGTACATCACACACTGCCACCCCCAGGCAAGGGATGTCTTACACACAAGTCACTTTAATCCAGTAGACAGTTATTTTAAAACAGCCTGATGTGCCATACTCATCCCAGTGCCATTTTGGGTGTGCTGTCTGGAGGCCTGCCCATCAACATCAGGAGCAGCTGATGTGAAACAACCACTGCCTTTTGAAGCTTTAGCCTAACATTTGCTATGACGTTGTTGTTCAGATGGCCTATGTGAGATGCTGAACTATTGCGCAACACTCAAAGTCTAACAATTGAGTTCAGATGAGGGGAGTCAGTCAGTATATTGTTTTTCAtcctaaacaaaaatataaaaacgtgttggtcccatgtttcatgagctgaaataaaagatcacagaaatgttccagacgcacaaaaagcttatttctctaaaatgttgcacacaaatttgtttacaaccccgttagtgagcatttctcctttgccaaaataatccatccacatgacaggtgtggcatatcaagaagctgattaaacagcatgatcattacacaggtgcaccttgtgctggggacaataaaaggcaactctaaaatgtgcagttttgtcacacgacacaatgccacagatgtctcaagttttaaaggagtgtgcaattggcatgctgactgcaggaatgtccaccagagctgtccacaccagcccaggacttccacatccaGCTTGTTCACCTTCATGATCGTCTGAAACAGCcactcggacagctgatgaaactgaggagtatttctgtctgtaataaagcccttgtggggaaaaactaattcggACTacccccctgcccagtcatgtgaaatacatagattatggcctaatgaagTTATTTCAAACAAccgatttccttaaatgaactgtaactccgtaaaatcgttgaaattgttgcgtttatatttttgttcagtatacatatccTCATCACCCCTATTCAACACTTCCATCTCTCAACTCAAGAAGTCAAGAAGAAAGTGAACAATAGGCGTTTCCACTCTGCCCCAATGTGTCATTGATAAATGAGTGTCAGGGCTATGAATGATTCACCTCCTATTGAGTCATGATGAGCATACCTGAGTGGGTGTCAGTTCATTTGGAAACCCAGCGCAGGGGGGGAcggaataaaaaaaaacataacagaACCCTTTCTCAGGTGCTGCCAGCTCATGGGCCTGGAGCATGAGTAAAGATGTTTGTTTAGGGCTGTCTTTCGGAAGCTGGAGCGTTCACGTTCCTCTCCCCTTCCGTTTCTCTCGCCTGGTGGACCTTGAGGGATAGGTACAGGGGTGACGGATGCAGGCTAAGGCTAGTCCTTGGTGGGTCACAATGACAGCAGAGAAAGGGAgatcgacagagagagagaccgagaagaGGGGAGTCTGGAATTCCAGCCACGACTGTCCCACCGACACGCACCACCCCTTTGTGATGGAAATGATCTAGGGGGCCGAGGGGAGACTAGCGCAggtctcagacagacagacacagacatggGTTTACACATACCGCCACACAAAAACCCACACACACTAacgccagacacacacacacactctcagaccCTGAGAGACACGggctctctctgacacacacattgCTTTTCCTGTGCTGCGGTGGGGGTGAGTAAgccaaggaggaggagagggaggagtaggaTGGACCGGGGGAGTGGGCAGGGGGGGCTGGTATTTTCTTCCTTTCATCCTCCACTCAGGCAGGCATATTGTACTACTAGCCTCCACGTTGCATGAGTCATTGGGCCAacgcagagagagaaacacaagagGAGGAGCGTCCTGCCTCTGGACCAGGCATTCTAAAAACCACCCACACTTTCCTCCTTgtcctgatgtgtgtgtgtgtgtacacaaaaCACCTGACGTGATCTTGCGCACACACATGCTCTCTCACGTACGCATACatgcacacgaacacacacacacatcctcctgatgtgtgtgtgtgtgtgtgtgtgtgtgtgtgtgtgtgtaagcatttcacggtaaggtctacagctgttgtaatcggcgcatgtgacaaatacaatctgATTTGAAGTTGTtctacatatatacacacacacaggtgcctTCTGACGCGCCCTTACCGACACACGCAAGCTCGTACAACCATACACACAGGAAAGCAGCTGCAGCGTCATCATCCCACCATACAGCGAGCAAGCCAGAAAGAAACACCAAAGGCcacagagagaaaatgagagtTGTAAATACAGAGCAGAGGAAAAGAGAAAAGAACAAAGCTAGGAGCTAGCGTCATAGCGGCTGTCAGAGGGAACTCTACTCTGGTCAAAAGAAACTTGCGATAAAATACACCCACAAACAGCTTATCAGAAATTCAGAACATGGCAAAAAACTTGGGGGAA encodes:
- the LOC121585991 gene encoding protein argonaute-3 — translated: AVGAQPLFTVPQRPGYGTMGKPIKLLANCFQVDIPKIDVYLYEVDIKPEKCPRRVNREVVDSMVQHFKVTIFGDRRPVYDGKRSLYTANPLPVATAGVDLDVTLPGEGGKDRPFKVSIKFVSLVSWHMLHEVLTGRSMPEPLELDKPISTNPVHAVDVVLRHLPSMKYTPVGRSFFSAPEGYDHPLGGGREVWFGFHQSVRPAMWKMMLNID